ACACCACCCTTCCTTCATTCACTACATCCTCACTACACATACATCTGATTTTCTAAAGAATAATAGCTATGGATGATGTATGGAAAGATATCAGCAGCCTCCCATCTCTTCACCACCCTACCACCACTCATCACTTCCAAGATTTCCTCGCTCCTCCGGCTCCTAGGCCGGGTGGTGGAGCCACCTTCCACCACCCTCCAGCACCACCAGTACATGAACCACTCACGACCATGCTAAGCCTGAGTACTAGTGGTAACTCTGAACATGATCAAGATCCACCACATAATACCACTTCAATAATAGTTGTCACTTCACCTCATGTACAAGAAACATCCCCCCCTGAATACACTGAAAAGTTCAAGCGTTTGATGAAGAATCGCGAGTCAGCTGCTCGATCTAGAGCACGAAAACAGgtcactctctctctctatctccctGTCTCTCTATGTCAATCAATCAATCATGCCCAGTAAAATCCCTGTCTCtctatgtatatatgtataatatcTTTAGGGTAATAAAATGCAATATGCTCATTTTTTTCTTGATCATTTGGACTTAAAATGATTGGTTTTAGTAATATACAACCATAAATTAGCCTGATAAATGTTGAAATTATTTAAAATTTGGATTGAAGCCGATATAAAATGTAATACATTTAGTTGATGAAATTGGATAGGTAATAAACCAACCCCATGtaattaaatttatatatttttttaataaaattaaattaaatttcaATCGTAAGCCGTCTcagttcattttttttttaaattaaacttCATTCAAAACGACTAAAAACGTGTCTCCAAGGAGGAGAGCGAGCCACCACAAGAGAACCTCACATCAAAGCAAATCTACACCAAGAATCCCAACACAAAAAACCAAACGGTTTTACATCTGAAAAGATTTCCGCCCTGTTAACCTCCTTTGCTTTGAAAATGAAATCGTTACGAGCCTTCCAAATTCGCAAGCAAGTAATAATGATTATACCTTGAATAGCTTCTTGATATACTGGAGCCCGGCCGAAGTTAATGGAAATACTCAACAAGTCTTTAGTCTCAATTCATGGCTTATAACTTTTGTCTGGTATAGTTTTTAGCTAAAGATGCTGCTAATTGTCAAAAAGACGTTGAATAAAAGACAAAATTAATGTGGTAAGATATATAAAGTTAATAATAAAAAGAATAGATATTTAAAGTTAATAATAAAAAGAATCTAAAATGTACTAAAAGTTATAATGAGAATACTAAAGAATAGGTCTTTTCTCATCTTAAGTTGAACATTATCATCACCCCACTTATTAAGAACactatattattattttttacttaacgaatattaaaaatataaaatattactTCCTTGTTCCTGTTATAACCCATCATCGGTTATTTTTGAAGATATTTTAAAGACTGTTCGTAAAATCCTTCTTTTCACATCAATTAACACCCGATTTCTACTTAACTACTCAGAAGTTTTGTTAGTTGTTTGAAGTGAAAACTTCATTCAAATGTGTTTAACTATTTTgcggtgtgcacatataatgtatatatataatgtatatatgtgtgggcgctcgggggtaaaagtgaaagtgcactaattataacgttattttactaatttcgtgaaaatttaacgttaaaagagggggatggttaatcatgcatcatgtggtggcgttgatagccgaaagacaagggggtacatgcactaatcggcagtgtctcaattgctgagtgttatgtgccttatgtcaaaggcttgatgcaaaactactatcgagccggagggtctcactggaagcagcctctctattcctacgggtaaaggtaaggctgtctacatcttatcCTTCTCAGCTCctaccttagttttgctattggtgagatttactgagtatgatgatgatgatgattcaaacatgtttaactaaaaaCTTTTACTCTTATCAGCAACGAAAACTCCTAAAACT
The Helianthus annuus cultivar XRQ/B chromosome 6, HanXRQr2.0-SUNRISE, whole genome shotgun sequence genome window above contains:
- the LOC110866016 gene encoding protein FD, with amino-acid sequence MDDVWKDISSLPSLHHPTTTHHFQDFLAPPAPRPGGGATFHHPPAPPVHEPLTTMLSLSTSGNSEHDQDPPHNTTSIIVVTSPHVQETSPPEYTEKFKRLMKNRESAARSRARKQARADELEEEVLRLTKENAKLRRLQKEFCSASTAHVPKKPRLHRSKSAPL